In Selenomonas dianae, a genomic segment contains:
- a CDS encoding ArsB/NhaD family transporter: METLAAIIFVVMYMVIVSEKIHRTVAAMIGAVLMMLLGILSQETALHHVDFETLGLLVGMMVLVGVTKETGLFDYVAIAAAKAAKAEPRRILVYLCVITAVFSAFLDNVTTVLLMVPVTFSITTILRLDPMPYLLTQIIASNIGGTATLIGDPPNIMIGSAVKELTFVMFIEHLAPIAILCMVVVMFIMSALYRKSLVTTPELKAQLMQMDEKAAITDHSLLKRSLFVLGLTILGFFTHSFTHIESSLIALTGGFLLLLLAGGSEHLVEKAMHAVEWPTIFFFIGLFIAVGGLIEVGIIAQLAENAVEATGGDMTATSLLILWMSAIISSVLDNIPFVATMIPLIQNMGAMGITNLEPLWWSLALGACLGGNGTLVGASANLIVAGMAAERGVHISFIRYFKIGFPLMILTIVLSTVYVYLRYLL, translated from the coding sequence ATGGAAACGTTGGCCGCGATTATTTTTGTTGTGATGTATATGGTGATCGTCTCGGAAAAAATTCACCGCACGGTCGCCGCGATGATCGGCGCGGTGCTCATGATGCTGCTCGGCATCCTCTCACAGGAAACGGCGCTGCACCACGTCGACTTTGAAACACTGGGGCTGCTCGTCGGCATGATGGTGCTCGTCGGCGTAACGAAGGAAACGGGACTGTTCGACTACGTGGCGATCGCGGCGGCGAAGGCGGCAAAGGCGGAGCCGCGCCGCATCCTCGTCTATCTGTGCGTGATTACGGCGGTATTCTCCGCCTTTCTCGACAATGTGACGACCGTGCTCCTCATGGTGCCGGTCACGTTCAGCATCACCACGATCCTCCGGCTCGACCCCATGCCGTATCTTCTCACGCAGATCATCGCCTCGAACATCGGCGGCACGGCGACGCTCATCGGCGACCCGCCGAACATCATGATCGGCAGCGCGGTGAAGGAACTGACCTTCGTCATGTTCATCGAGCACCTCGCACCGATCGCCATTCTATGCATGGTGGTCGTCATGTTCATCATGTCCGCACTCTACCGCAAGAGTCTCGTTACAACGCCGGAACTCAAAGCGCAGCTCATGCAGATGGACGAGAAGGCGGCAATCACGGATCACAGCCTCTTAAAGCGTTCGCTCTTTGTGCTGGGGCTTACGATCCTCGGATTTTTCACACACTCCTTTACCCACATCGAATCGTCCCTCATTGCGCTCACGGGTGGCTTCCTCCTGCTGCTGCTCGCGGGCGGTAGCGAACACCTCGTGGAAAAGGCGATGCACGCGGTCGAGTGGCCGACCATCTTCTTCTTCATCGGTCTCTTTATTGCGGTTGGCGGGTTGATCGAGGTCGGCATTATCGCGCAGTTGGCTGAAAATGCCGTAGAAGCAACCGGGGGAGACATGACGGCGACATCGCTGCTGATTCTCTGGATGAGCGCGATTATCTCGTCGGTGCTCGACAACATCCCGTTTGTCGCGACGATGATTCCGCTGATTCAGAACATGGGCGCGATGGGCATTACGAACTTGGAGCCGCTCTGGTGGTCGCTCGCGCTCGGCGCCTGTCTCGGCGGCAACGGCACGCTCGTCGGCGCGTCCGCAAACCTCATCGTGGCGGGCATGGCGGCGGAGCGCGGCGTACACATCAGCTTCATCCGCTATTTCAAAATCGGCTTCCCGCTCATGATTCTGACCATTGTTCTTTCGACGGTCTATGTCTATCTGCGGTATTTGTTGTAA
- a CDS encoding secretion protein HlyD, with amino-acid sequence MPDWRRFFCPIEAANRTHSQSYVEDLLTKSGQKRCAKMVVLNLSVLPYIQ; translated from the coding sequence CTGCCAGATTGGCGTAGATTTTTCTGTCCGATTGAGGCAGCAAACCGGACGCATAGCCAGAGCTATGTGGAGGATTTGCTAACGAAAAGCGGGCAAAAAAGATGCGCTAAGATGGTAGTGCTGAATTTATCAGTGCTTCCTTATATCCAATGA
- a CDS encoding YDG domain-containing protein — translation MKASSNAHLRRTLLCALVAGSIAAPFAVPHAYALPIEGAHAATNAGEANISTSGTTMDITGKTEHNVLRWEDFSIDSGEKVRFDGGNQERDYLNLVTGEGASNIYGTIEGGRNVYLVNPHGILFAKGSEVNTGALYLSTANVDAVASAAGTSWGGNSPLSASTQYGNVLNLGTVQASKLYIEGKNVKVLNTDDIQNTDGTALTGNAVTIRSENTPHIGYDVGHKTTENIDVNGAATPYQVFDYASTNADHHKASAKSRGWDVANLGGTAHTDYDYMRVHTVYDLQNMNAKLDGRYILAGDIDAGVTNTWNSTVYGIEGFLPIGENFSTQFTGRFDGAGHALRGLYINRPHENFQGLFGYASGARIENLSLVDGNVKGNYVVGGIVGRADDTEIRNVSYAGRVNGDQVVGGIVGYASEAAKIQNVCNTGAVSGTDQIAGGVVGYASEAAKIQNVCNTGTITGSKLVGGIVGAIDDSTLQHAWNTGTVTGNQKVGGIVGQALGGSIRHAVWKSGSAGQAVGASSNGADVTTDVKFAAEADMKLAATYTDWKDANGTALVATEGGKGTPWRIYEGKTTPMLTALMKGTKRLAKVYDGKTFGDGDAHILSDTALEKNVGTRDASGIYSDAFGYDLIGSTYRITPKELNLALANGARFDKTYDGNANVAQSLTKDGNYSLTGFITGEGAGIELSAVTGKYADKNAARDKAVTFDGLTLTGTGAGNYVLNKTSLTGIGTISPKQLNLALTSGARFDKMYDGTANVTQSLTKDRNYTLTNFVSGEGADIALAPVTGTYADKNAGTGKAVTFGGLTLTGAGAGNYSLSATTLTTTGDIARKTLTLEGTAGTQFTKIYDGNATVTQNLVRGTNYRLAGVVEGEGTDIVTLNESAAQGAYATANAQAAGAQQNVTFRNLALTGSGAANYTLAANKTFENAGRITPRELNLALANGARFDKTYDGTANVTQTLTKGTNYNLNGFVTGEGAGIELDTVTGKYADKNAAANKAVTFGGLTLTGTGAGNYVLNKTALTGTGTISPKQLNLALTSGARFDKTYDGNANVTQSLTKGTNYTLTNFADGEGAGITITGAGTYTDKNAGTGKTVNFTGLTLTGAGAGNYRLSTDTLTGTGTITHRDLTLTADAQSIVQGEALPSFTGRAEGFADGEDERVFGTDGITFGTTLTNTDTPGSYGLTGRIGSTSDGVVGNYRIGQAAGNATAFTIHAAALPGGLLASLVQDAAPRFDMGFGQEVYVFGLPRPVPTATLGIYRFAAARDISIEGVRLD, via the coding sequence ATGAAAGCCTCATCAAATGCACATCTGCGCCGCACACTCCTCTGTGCGCTCGTTGCGGGGAGTATCGCCGCGCCGTTTGCCGTGCCGCACGCGTACGCGCTGCCCATCGAGGGCGCACACGCCGCGACAAATGCGGGGGAGGCGAATATCTCCACGAGCGGCACAACTATGGACATCACGGGCAAGACCGAGCACAATGTGCTCCGCTGGGAGGACTTCTCCATCGACTCGGGCGAGAAGGTACGCTTTGACGGCGGCAATCAGGAGCGCGACTATCTGAACCTCGTCACGGGCGAGGGCGCATCGAACATCTACGGCACAATCGAGGGCGGCAGGAACGTCTATCTCGTGAATCCGCACGGCATCCTCTTCGCCAAAGGCTCCGAGGTCAATACGGGTGCGCTCTACCTCTCGACGGCGAATGTCGACGCTGTTGCAAGCGCGGCGGGTACATCATGGGGGGGTAATAGTCCACTCTCAGCGAGCACACAGTACGGCAATGTGCTGAACCTTGGCACGGTGCAGGCGAGCAAACTCTACATCGAGGGCAAGAACGTCAAAGTCCTCAATACGGATGACATACAGAACACAGACGGCACGGCGCTCACGGGCAACGCGGTCACCATCCGCAGTGAAAACACCCCGCACATCGGCTACGATGTCGGGCATAAAACGACGGAGAACATCGACGTGAACGGCGCAGCGACGCCGTATCAGGTTTTCGACTACGCGAGCACGAATGCCGACCATCACAAGGCATCTGCAAAATCGCGCGGATGGGATGTAGCGAACCTCGGCGGCACGGCGCATACGGACTATGACTATATGCGCGTGCATACCGTCTACGACCTGCAGAATATGAATGCGAAGCTGGATGGCAGATACATCCTCGCGGGCGACATCGACGCAGGTGTCACAAATACATGGAACAGTACTGTGTATGGCATAGAGGGCTTCCTTCCGATTGGAGAAAATTTTAGCACGCAATTTACGGGACGATTCGACGGCGCGGGGCACGCGCTGCGGGGGCTGTATATCAATCGTCCGCATGAGAATTTTCAAGGGCTGTTTGGCTATGCCAGCGGGGCACGCATTGAGAATCTCTCCCTCGTGGACGGCAATGTGAAGGGGAACTATGTGGTCGGCGGCATTGTGGGACGGGCGGACGACACTGAGATTCGGAACGTCTCATACGCCGGCAGGGTCAATGGAGATCAGGTCGTCGGCGGCATTGTGGGATATGCAAGTGAGGCTGCTAAGATTCAGAATGTCTGCAATACGGGCGCAGTCAGCGGGACAGATCAGATCGCCGGCGGTGTTGTGGGATATGCAAGTGAGGCTGCTAAGATTCAGAATGTCTGCAATACGGGCACTATCACAGGGAGTAAGCTGGTCGGCGGCATTGTGGGGGCGATAGATGACAGTACCCTTCAGCATGCATGGAATACGGGGACGGTCACAGGGAATCAGAAGGTCGGCGGCATTGTGGGGCAGGCGCTCGGCGGCAGCATTCGCCATGCCGTATGGAAGTCGGGCAGCGCAGGGCAGGCAGTCGGCGCATCGAGCAATGGGGCTGACGTGACGACGGATGTCAAATTTGCTGCCGAGGCGGATATGAAGCTGGCGGCGACATACACGGACTGGAAGGACGCGAACGGCACCGCCCTCGTCGCCACCGAGGGCGGCAAGGGAACGCCGTGGCGCATCTACGAGGGCAAGACCACGCCCATGCTCACGGCACTGATGAAGGGCACGAAGCGCCTTGCGAAAGTCTATGACGGCAAAACATTCGGGGACGGGGACGCGCACATTCTTTCGGATACTGCCCTTGAGAAGAATGTCGGTACACGCGATGCGAGCGGCATCTACAGTGATGCGTTCGGCTATGACCTCATCGGCAGCACATACAGGATCACGCCGAAGGAGCTGAATCTCGCGCTCGCGAATGGCGCACGCTTTGATAAGACCTACGATGGGAATGCGAACGTCGCGCAGTCGCTCACGAAGGATGGGAACTACAGCCTCACGGGCTTTATCACGGGCGAGGGCGCGGGCATCGAACTCTCTGCCGTCACAGGAAAATACGCCGACAAGAATGCCGCCAGAGATAAAGCCGTCACCTTTGACGGGCTGACGCTCACGGGCACGGGCGCGGGGAACTATGTGCTGAACAAGACCTCGCTCACGGGCATAGGCACGATTTCGCCGAAGCAGCTGAATCTCGCACTTACGAGCGGCGCACGCTTTGACAAGATGTATGACGGCACGGCAAACGTCACGCAGTCGCTCACGAAGGACAGGAACTATACGCTCACGAATTTCGTAAGCGGCGAGGGCGCAGACATCGCACTTGCACCTGTCACAGGCACATATGCGGACAAGAACGCGGGCACGGGCAAAGCCGTGACCTTTGGCGGGCTGACGCTCACGGGGGCGGGCGCGGGGAACTATTCCCTCTCTGCGACCACCCTCACGACAACGGGTGACATCGCAAGGAAGACGCTGACGCTCGAAGGGACGGCGGGCACGCAGTTCACCAAGATATACGACGGCAACGCGACCGTGACGCAGAACCTCGTGCGCGGTACGAACTATCGGCTTGCGGGCGTGGTCGAGGGCGAGGGCACGGACATTGTCACGCTGAACGAATCCGCCGCACAGGGCGCATACGCGACCGCGAACGCACAGGCGGCGGGCGCGCAGCAGAACGTCACGTTTAGGAACCTCGCGCTCACGGGTTCGGGCGCGGCGAACTATACGCTTGCAGCGAACAAGACCTTTGAGAACGCGGGCAGGATTACGCCGAGGGAGCTGAACCTCGCGCTCGCGAATGGCGCACGCTTTGACAAGACGTACGACGGCACGGCGAACGTCACGCAGACGCTCACGAAGGGGACGAACTACAATCTCAACGGCTTTGTCACGGGCGAGGGCGCGGGCATCGAACTTGATACCGTCACAGGAAAATATGCCGACAAGAATGCCGCCGCAAACAAAGCCGTGACCTTTGGCGGGCTGACGCTCACGGGCACGGGCGCGGGGAACTATGTGCTGAACAAGACCGCGCTCACGGGTACGGGAACGATTTCGCCGAAGCAGCTGAATCTCGCACTCACGAGCGGCGCGCGCTTTGACAAGACGTATGACGGGAATGCAAACGTCACGCAGTCGCTCACGAAGGGGACGAACTACACCCTCACGAATTTTGCAGACGGTGAGGGCGCAGGAATCACAATCACGGGCGCGGGGACATACACGGACAAGAATGCGGGCACGGGCAAAACCGTGAACTTTACGGGGCTGACGCTCACGGGTGCGGGCGCGGGGAACTATCGTCTGAGCACAGATACGCTCACAGGCACGGGCACAATCACGCACCGCGACCTCACGCTGACTGCCGACGCGCAGAGCATTGTGCAGGGCGAGGCGCTGCCCTCCTTTACGGGGCGTGCGGAGGGCTTCGCGGACGGCGAGGACGAGCGCGTATTCGGTACGGACGGCATCACATTTGGCACGACGCTGACGAATACCGATACGCCGGGCAGCTATGGGCTCACAGGGCGCATTGGCAGCACGAGCGACGGCGTCGTCGGCAACTACCGCATTGGGCAGGCGGCGGGCAACGCGACTGCCTTCACCATCCATGCCGCAGCACTGCCGGGCGGACTTCTCGCCTCGCTCGTGCAGGATGCCGCGCCGCGTTTTGATATGGGCTTCGGGCAGGAGGTCTATGTCTTCGGCTTGCCGCGTCCCGTCCCGACGGCAACGCTTGGCATCTATCGCTTTGCGGCGGCACGCGATATTAGCATCGAGGGAGTGCGCCTCGACTGA
- a CDS encoding glycoside hydrolase family 1 protein: protein MAFPKDFLWGGAVAANQCEGAYNADGKGVDIQDIMPHGITGAPTEEPTADNLKLTAIDFYHRYKEDIALFAEMGFKVFRTSIAWSRIYPNGDDAEPNEKGLQFYDDLFDECRKYGIEPLVTISHYETPLHLAKAYNGWMNHDLIGFYERYVRTIFTRYRDKVKYWLTFNEINSVLHEPLLSGGILTPKSELSLQDLYQACHHEFVASALATKIGHEIIPEAQIGCMILAMPTYPLTPAPDDMIAVMQAEHFNDFFGDMHVRGVYPGYMKRYFRENGIEIRATEEELRLLREHTVDFVSFSYYVSICEGAGGTAGGGNILGGKKNPYLKASDWGWQIDPQGLRLVLNRYYDRWQKPLFIVENGLGAKDVLVADGAGGRTVTDDYRIDYLNDHLVQVEEAIADGVPVMGYTTWGCIDLVSASTAQMSKRYGFIYVDRNDDGTGTLARYRKKSFAWYRDVIATNGASLRR from the coding sequence ATGGCATTTCCAAAGGATTTTCTCTGGGGCGGCGCGGTCGCGGCGAACCAGTGTGAGGGCGCGTACAACGCGGACGGCAAGGGTGTCGACATCCAGGACATCATGCCGCACGGCATCACGGGCGCACCGACCGAGGAGCCGACGGCGGACAATCTGAAACTCACAGCGATTGACTTCTACCATCGGTACAAGGAGGACATCGCCCTCTTTGCCGAGATGGGGTTCAAGGTCTTTCGCACGTCGATCGCATGGAGCCGCATCTACCCGAACGGGGACGATGCCGAGCCGAACGAAAAGGGCTTGCAGTTCTACGACGATCTCTTTGACGAGTGCCGGAAATACGGCATCGAGCCGCTCGTGACGATCTCGCACTACGAGACGCCGTTGCATCTGGCGAAAGCCTACAACGGCTGGATGAACCACGACCTCATCGGCTTCTACGAGCGGTATGTGCGGACGATCTTCACGCGCTATCGGGATAAAGTAAAATACTGGCTGACGTTCAACGAGATCAATTCCGTGCTGCATGAGCCGCTGCTCTCGGGCGGGATTCTGACACCGAAATCGGAGCTGTCCCTCCAAGACCTCTATCAGGCGTGTCACCATGAGTTCGTCGCCTCGGCACTCGCGACGAAGATCGGGCACGAGATCATCCCCGAGGCTCAGATCGGCTGCATGATTCTCGCGATGCCGACATATCCGCTGACCCCTGCGCCCGATGATATGATTGCGGTGATGCAGGCGGAGCATTTCAATGATTTCTTTGGCGATATGCACGTACGCGGCGTGTATCCCGGCTATATGAAACGCTACTTCCGCGAGAACGGCATCGAGATCCGTGCGACGGAGGAGGAGCTGCGGCTGCTGCGGGAGCATACGGTGGACTTCGTTTCGTTCAGCTACTATGTCAGCATCTGCGAGGGCGCGGGCGGAACGGCGGGCGGCGGCAATATCCTCGGCGGAAAGAAGAATCCGTATCTCAAGGCGAGTGACTGGGGCTGGCAGATCGACCCGCAGGGGCTGCGCCTCGTGCTCAACCGCTACTATGACCGCTGGCAGAAGCCGCTCTTTATCGTCGAGAATGGGCTGGGCGCGAAGGATGTGCTCGTCGCGGACGGTGCGGGCGGCAGGACGGTCACGGACGACTATCGCATCGACTATCTGAACGATCATCTCGTGCAGGTGGAGGAGGCGATCGCCGACGGCGTGCCCGTGATGGGCTATACGACGTGGGGCTGCATCGACCTCGTGAGCGCGTCCACGGCGCAGATGAGCAAGCGCTACGGCTTCATCTACGTTGACAGGAACGACGACGGGACGGGGACGCTCGCGCGGTATCGCAAGAAATCGTTCGCGTGGTATAGGGACGTTATTGCGACGAACGGGGCGAGTCTGCGGCGGTAA
- a CDS encoding Rpn family recombination-promoting nuclease/putative transposase, translating to MALSFEERANRAWEELSIQDNFIFLRVMQNKELCKRLIERILHIKIRDISYPHTEKTIDLRLDSKAVRLDVYVEDEAGTVYNIEMQTAKGVDGALAKRTRYYQAMIDMDLIGKGVYYDQLRQTYIIFVCTFDLFGLEQRVYTFRHTCVELPELELGDGATKIFLNAKGLKGAVDADLEGFLRYVNGKAVQGQFAEALAKEVERVKIQKEARREYMTLYMQYQQYHRDGLEAGRREGRREGLREGRREGVLDMARSLLALNVPINVIEQSSGMTRAEILALQETAPEQGETHRVI from the coding sequence ATGGCACTGAGTTTTGAGGAACGTGCGAACCGTGCTTGGGAAGAACTGTCGATTCAAGATAATTTCATCTTTTTGCGCGTGATGCAGAACAAGGAGCTGTGCAAGCGTTTGATTGAGCGGATCCTTCATATCAAGATTCGTGACATCTCGTACCCGCACACGGAAAAGACGATTGATCTGCGTCTTGACAGTAAGGCTGTCCGCCTCGATGTGTATGTTGAGGACGAGGCAGGGACGGTCTACAACATCGAAATGCAGACGGCAAAGGGCGTAGACGGGGCGCTCGCGAAGCGCACGCGCTACTATCAGGCGATGATCGATATGGATCTCATTGGAAAAGGGGTTTATTACGATCAGTTGAGGCAGACGTACATCATCTTTGTCTGTACGTTTGATCTGTTCGGATTGGAGCAGCGCGTCTATACGTTTCGGCATACCTGCGTCGAGCTGCCGGAGTTGGAGCTCGGCGATGGAGCAACGAAGATTTTTCTCAATGCAAAGGGGCTGAAAGGTGCTGTCGACGCAGACCTTGAGGGATTCCTGCGCTATGTCAATGGCAAGGCAGTGCAGGGGCAGTTTGCGGAAGCTCTGGCAAAAGAAGTCGAGCGGGTGAAGATACAAAAGGAAGCGAGGCGGGAGTATATGACACTCTATATGCAATACCAACAATATCATAGGGATGGGCTGGAAGCAGGACGGCGAGAGGGACGGCGAGAGGGACTGCGAGAGGGCCGGCGTGAGGGCGTACTCGATATGGCACGCTCGCTGCTCGCGCTGAACGTCCCCATTAACGTGATTGAGCAGTCGAGCGGAATGACACGCGCAGAGATTTTGGCACTGCAGGAGACTGCTCCCGAGCAGGGCGAAACGCATCGTGTGATTTGA